A window of the Vibrio fluvialis genome harbors these coding sequences:
- a CDS encoding GGDEF domain-containing protein, whose protein sequence is MSVFNWYHASIKQKIGGLFVLLLSFLFFVIVYSGYKIKLIEKEMREVAYLDIPLSQIMRQVEFIELEQHLQFEQYQLKGEKPYQELKQHQQLVFQQQQLKSLLDRAVGLITESLSAKQLMLAQSEHEQVLSRIESYAQKSAAFESHLEQLFESQTLNDEQRSAMEQMAAELESAENAIIQQLNTITTNDVYYTEKHEKEFLFVSSLLGISAVVLGFLLTVYIVQIILQRIKRIQGDIKTLNASLDQGDSLSQETVSKITTKDELAELEHDIKAVMSRLAKEITCREQVEKQLLTLATQDKLTGAYNRHKWEEQINMQLNLAQRGGYPFGLILLDVDYFKRVNDQFGHQVGDQLLKRMVSELQQRIRSTDMLFRLGGEEFAILLPMQDIESACKLAESLRSQMELLQVDNLPAFTISIGVTSYHDMDSEASIFRRADMALYRAKAQGRNQVVQQLTEE, encoded by the coding sequence GATGCGGGAAGTCGCGTATCTGGATATTCCGCTCAGCCAAATCATGCGTCAGGTTGAGTTCATCGAACTGGAGCAGCACCTTCAGTTTGAACAGTATCAGTTGAAAGGCGAAAAACCGTATCAGGAGCTCAAGCAACATCAACAATTGGTTTTTCAACAACAGCAACTCAAGAGCCTGTTGGATCGTGCGGTCGGGCTGATTACCGAAAGCCTGAGCGCGAAACAATTGATGCTGGCTCAAAGCGAACACGAACAAGTGCTAAGCCGCATAGAAAGTTATGCGCAGAAAAGTGCGGCCTTTGAATCCCACCTTGAACAACTGTTTGAAAGCCAGACACTAAACGATGAACAGCGCAGTGCGATGGAACAAATGGCAGCGGAGCTGGAAAGTGCAGAAAACGCTATCATTCAGCAGCTCAACACCATCACGACCAATGATGTGTATTACACCGAGAAACATGAGAAAGAGTTTCTGTTTGTCAGTTCGCTGCTCGGTATCAGCGCCGTTGTGCTTGGCTTTTTGCTGACGGTTTATATTGTGCAAATCATCTTGCAGCGTATTAAACGCATTCAGGGTGACATCAAAACTCTCAATGCGTCCCTTGACCAAGGGGATTCCTTGTCTCAGGAAACGGTGAGCAAAATTACCACCAAGGATGAGCTTGCCGAACTGGAACACGACATCAAAGCCGTCATGTCGCGCTTGGCGAAAGAAATCACTTGTCGGGAACAGGTCGAAAAGCAATTGCTGACTCTGGCGACCCAAGACAAACTGACCGGTGCATACAACCGCCACAAGTGGGAAGAACAAATCAATATGCAGCTCAATCTCGCTCAGCGCGGTGGTTATCCGTTCGGTTTGATTCTGTTGGATGTCGACTATTTTAAACGGGTAAACGATCAGTTTGGCCATCAGGTTGGTGACCAATTATTGAAACGCATGGTATCAGAGTTGCAACAACGGATACGTTCGACGGATATGTTGTTTCGACTGGGGGGCGAGGAGTTTGCCATTTTGCTGCCGATGCAGGATATCGAAAGCGCCTGTAAACTTGCGGAAAGCCTGCGCTCGCAAATGGAATTGCTGCAAGTGGACAACTTACCCGCATTTACGATCAGTATTGGCGTGACCAGCTATCACGACATGGACAGTGAAGCCTCTATTTTCCGCCGCGCAGATATGGCTTTGTACCGCGCCAAAGCGCAGGGCAGGAACCAGGTTGTGCAACAACTGACCGAGGAATAA
- a CDS encoding DUF7282 domain-containing protein produces MKNHLLSSAKNLCLTLSLIGASSFAWAGHHLSVKGTDQDVSGGTVTADMIMAGENGWMVVHRTDSNMKPGPVVGYAPVKKGSNQAVSAILTEPVKAGDMLMLMLHGEAGGMKTGVFEYTLGAKADGPIREDGKLVMAVITAK; encoded by the coding sequence ATGAAAAATCATTTACTCAGTTCAGCCAAAAATCTGTGTCTTACCTTATCACTTATCGGTGCCTCTTCATTCGCTTGGGCAGGACACCATCTCAGCGTCAAAGGCACCGATCAGGATGTGTCCGGAGGGACCGTCACTGCCGATATGATCATGGCAGGAGAAAATGGCTGGATGGTCGTTCATCGTACCGACAGCAACATGAAACCCGGCCCGGTCGTTGGCTATGCGCCAGTGAAGAAAGGAAGTAATCAGGCAGTCTCAGCGATTTTGACCGAACCGGTTAAAGCGGGCGACATGCTGATGTTGATGCTCCATGGCGAAGCAGGCGGAATGAAAACTGGTGTGTTCGAATATACCTTGGGCGCTAAAGCGGACGGCCCGATTCGAGAGGACGGAAAGTTAGTCATGGCCGTCATCACAGCCAAATAA
- a CDS encoding isopenicillin N synthase family dioxygenase, giving the protein MSLPIIDISALHSANRQDWQPVIDQIDSACRELGFFYVVGHGIPQQQFDHIESMAGKLFALPEAEKQRLSIEKSSNHRGWGRLNAEKLDPKGALDCKESFDMALDLSPYHSQVARCPELYGPNQYPNIEGFTQAMIQHYSLTLDVGLRILKAMSIALKEPEDFFTQYFTLPISVLRMLHYPSQMKETNGAGAHTDYGCITLLYQDSSGGLQVLNKQDEWIDAPPVAGSFVVNIGDLMQRWTNDIYRSTKHRVASPTTGRTRFSMPFFVEPDFDTPIETLSSCLAERPEQGGYPFITAGDWILSRFADTYSYRREEESLTV; this is encoded by the coding sequence ATGTCACTGCCCATTATCGATATTTCAGCCCTACATTCCGCTAATCGCCAAGATTGGCAGCCAGTGATTGACCAGATCGACAGTGCTTGTCGTGAGTTAGGATTTTTCTACGTTGTCGGGCATGGCATTCCCCAGCAACAGTTTGACCATATTGAGTCGATGGCTGGAAAACTATTTGCTCTACCGGAGGCAGAAAAGCAGCGGTTATCGATCGAAAAAAGCAGTAACCATCGTGGCTGGGGCCGATTAAATGCAGAGAAGTTGGACCCCAAGGGAGCGTTAGATTGCAAAGAGTCGTTCGACATGGCGCTGGATTTATCGCCGTATCATTCTCAGGTCGCCCGCTGCCCAGAACTTTACGGGCCCAACCAGTATCCGAATATCGAAGGATTTACACAGGCGATGATTCAGCATTATTCACTGACGCTGGATGTTGGCTTAAGGATCCTCAAGGCGATGTCGATTGCGCTCAAAGAGCCGGAGGATTTCTTCACTCAGTATTTTACCTTGCCGATTTCTGTGCTGCGCATGCTTCACTATCCAAGCCAGATGAAAGAGACCAATGGTGCGGGTGCTCATACTGACTATGGCTGTATTACGTTGCTCTATCAGGATTCGAGCGGTGGCCTTCAGGTGTTGAACAAGCAAGATGAATGGATAGATGCACCGCCCGTTGCAGGAAGCTTTGTGGTTAATATTGGCGATTTGATGCAGCGTTGGACGAATGATATTTACCGCTCGACCAAACATCGGGTGGCGAGCCCGACCACAGGCCGCACGCGTTTCTCGATGCCTTTCTTTGTTGAACCCGATTTTGATACACCAATCGAAACACTCTCTTCGTGTTTAGCTGAACGGCCAGAGCAGGGGGGCTATCCGTTCATTACTGCAGGGGACTGGATTTTATCGCGCTTTGCGGACACCTACTCTTACCGCCGGGAGGAGGAAAGCCTCACGGTTTAA
- a CDS encoding EAL domain-containing protein — translation MPESDSPIKPVITNVSFPARFVPLHWTLDIENHTFNHYADQVNDLMAPLLAFSALEQWLALFDLQAREQAEQLIEQVLTQGDKRALNAVLRLSPDRAVYVVFSVERLSKQLLQGDIQPIFELTQVEQVIHWLEALLNHSAAGLLITNREHKVLGCNSAFERFTGFQQSDLLGLSSLWLFEESTDITGTSQPRVSIKHTSGISQAYHHQSIRLMDNDDHSVVLSLFSLVESAPALSVRPVMDKAAFIAQFESLHQNRMMNDLYVVMTLSVQQVNGAQLSMLLDVMPRLKECRLFGKIRDDLYLLCVTCPLPMMGEPFRYIHARIRGFFQELKQASAETHRTCIQGKIGISVLGLDAHTARMAVTHSVQAILEQGEEGEAQRIRFFDTQLHRQIKKRRLLEELVTDAIRNQSLLVEFQPIIDARLGQVMSYEALCRFPLPAALEVSNSELISIAEDLDLITELDLQVQQQALRQWPILQAQHEYPIWLTVNISPNTRQGLPALIQCLRQLMASEQVPAERIIIDITQAKYHSQALVRSDALQELRQLGVQIAIDDMGTDYSLFDHLSASDFDYLKISRSCIDGLGNQTNRYQVIKMLVEMCHSLGVKVIAEGVESEEEAQLLAFGRLDYLQGFYFAKPLAMDDLLAFIESTLPQRLQLIAPQEESLSASSLMSLHHAHSPRLDPGDPISLAYQYFQSADVEVLPVIIDQECVGLVDRARLNLHLTPGMGSELETMKEASMWHRPVNQVMELTFTSIDAAIDVSQIPLLIREHHLGFPWILTKGKIYKGILTQSVILQYLVEQPQSVDFMI, via the coding sequence ATGCCAGAAAGTGACAGCCCGATTAAACCCGTGATCACGAACGTCAGTTTCCCTGCTCGTTTTGTGCCACTGCATTGGACGCTGGATATAGAAAACCATACGTTTAACCACTATGCCGATCAAGTGAATGACCTGATGGCGCCGTTGTTGGCGTTTTCGGCATTGGAACAATGGTTAGCGCTGTTTGATCTGCAGGCTCGTGAGCAGGCGGAGCAATTGATCGAACAGGTACTCACGCAGGGAGATAAACGTGCGCTGAACGCTGTCTTGCGTTTGTCTCCCGATCGCGCCGTCTACGTGGTGTTTAGCGTTGAGCGTCTATCCAAACAGTTGCTGCAAGGGGATATTCAACCCATCTTTGAACTGACTCAGGTCGAGCAGGTGATTCACTGGTTGGAAGCGCTGCTCAATCATTCAGCCGCAGGGCTATTGATCACCAACCGGGAACACAAGGTGCTGGGATGCAATTCGGCCTTTGAACGTTTTACCGGTTTTCAGCAGAGTGATCTTTTGGGGCTGAGCAGCCTCTGGTTGTTTGAAGAAAGCACCGATATTACGGGAACCTCACAACCCCGAGTGTCCATCAAACATACATCGGGGATTTCTCAGGCCTATCACCATCAATCAATCCGCTTAATGGACAATGATGATCACTCTGTTGTGCTCAGTCTGTTTTCTCTGGTCGAATCCGCGCCTGCACTCAGTGTGCGCCCCGTGATGGATAAAGCGGCGTTCATTGCTCAGTTCGAAAGCCTGCATCAAAACCGAATGATGAACGATCTGTATGTGGTGATGACGCTCAGCGTGCAACAGGTGAATGGGGCTCAGCTCTCGATGTTGCTGGATGTGATGCCCAGACTGAAAGAGTGTCGTCTGTTTGGCAAAATCCGTGACGATCTTTATCTATTGTGTGTCACTTGTCCGCTCCCGATGATGGGGGAGCCTTTTCGTTATATTCACGCGCGTATCCGTGGTTTTTTCCAGGAGCTGAAACAGGCGAGTGCCGAAACACATCGCACCTGCATTCAAGGCAAAATTGGCATATCGGTGCTGGGGCTTGATGCCCACACGGCCAGAATGGCGGTGACCCATTCGGTTCAGGCGATTCTGGAACAAGGTGAAGAAGGTGAGGCCCAGCGGATCCGCTTCTTTGATACTCAGTTACATCGGCAGATCAAAAAACGTCGCTTACTGGAAGAGTTGGTAACCGACGCGATTCGCAATCAGTCGCTGCTGGTGGAGTTTCAGCCCATTATCGATGCCCGATTGGGGCAAGTCATGAGTTATGAAGCGCTGTGCCGTTTTCCTCTTCCGGCAGCGCTGGAAGTCAGCAACAGTGAGCTGATCAGTATTGCCGAAGATTTGGATCTGATCACCGAGTTGGATTTACAGGTGCAACAACAAGCGTTGCGTCAGTGGCCGATATTGCAGGCACAGCATGAGTATCCTATCTGGTTGACTGTAAATATATCGCCAAATACCCGTCAGGGCTTACCTGCGCTGATTCAATGTTTACGCCAGTTAATGGCGAGTGAACAGGTGCCCGCCGAGCGAATCATCATCGACATTACTCAGGCGAAGTATCATTCTCAGGCTCTGGTCCGATCCGATGCGCTGCAAGAGCTGCGTCAACTCGGTGTGCAGATCGCCATTGACGATATGGGCACGGATTATTCATTGTTCGACCATTTGTCAGCTTCAGACTTCGATTATCTGAAGATCAGTCGTAGTTGCATCGATGGTCTGGGGAACCAAACCAACCGATATCAAGTGATCAAAATGCTGGTGGAAATGTGCCACTCACTGGGCGTCAAAGTGATTGCTGAGGGAGTGGAAAGCGAGGAAGAAGCACAGTTGCTGGCGTTTGGTCGTCTTGACTATCTGCAAGGATTCTATTTTGCCAAGCCATTGGCGATGGATGATCTGTTGGCATTTATCGAGAGTACGTTGCCACAACGACTGCAGTTGATCGCGCCCCAAGAGGAGAGCCTGTCGGCAAGCAGTTTGATGAGCTTACATCATGCCCACAGCCCACGGCTGGACCCGGGAGATCCCATCTCTCTCGCGTATCAGTATTTTCAGTCGGCGGATGTGGAAGTGCTGCCAGTGATCATTGATCAGGAATGCGTTGGGTTGGTGGACCGGGCAAGGCTGAATCTGCATCTCACGCCGGGAATGGGGTCAGAGCTGGAAACCATGAAAGAAGCGTCGATGTGGCATCGCCCAGTCAATCAAGTCATGGAGCTGACGTTTACGAGCATTGATGCTGCTATCGATGTTTCGCAAATTCCATTACTGATTCGCGAACATCATCTGGGATTTCCTTGGATCCTTACCAAAGGAAAAATCTACAAAGGCATTTTGACTCAAAGCGTTATTTTGCAATATCTGGTGGAACAGCCACAAAGCGTCGATTTTATGATTTGA
- a CDS encoding VOC family protein — MFNLTPYLFFSGRCEQALEFYCWCFDGHVLIKRHFYESPQYIEGVDPNWVMHAELVTQHMKLMLSDGIAAQELKDNQIALLVVMDDLDQQVILCDRLAEGGKVMMPLADTFWGTRCAKIEDQFGIRWIINCEFC; from the coding sequence ATGTTCAACCTGACACCTTATTTATTCTTTTCCGGGCGCTGCGAACAGGCTCTAGAGTTCTACTGTTGGTGTTTTGATGGTCACGTGCTGATCAAACGTCACTTCTATGAATCTCCTCAATATATAGAAGGCGTCGATCCGAATTGGGTCATGCATGCGGAGTTGGTAACACAGCATATGAAGTTGATGTTGTCAGACGGTATCGCCGCTCAGGAACTGAAAGACAATCAGATTGCGCTGCTGGTGGTCATGGATGATTTGGATCAGCAAGTCATCTTGTGCGATCGCCTAGCAGAAGGTGGAAAAGTGATGATGCCGTTGGCGGATACCTTCTGGGGGACACGCTGTGCCAAAATAGAAGACCAGTTCGGTATCCGTTGGATAATCAATTGTGAGTTTTGTTGA
- a CDS encoding HD-GYP domain-containing protein — MASIKITVDRLQPGLHIRLPVKWNEHPFLLNSFKIKTEEQIKLIKHLGIQHVFLNPAQSDTTPLPPNTVSSDNSAETEESNAAINDEADKLWQEKQKRIEKLSAYRRRVISCEKEFERSLARMRAVMNKIRNRPQDAVDEAAQLVEDIVEKLLSDDSVTLHLMNSKSEFEDIYFHSLNVSVIAMMIGKAKGYPADKIKELAFASLFHDIGKIRVPSAIVRKQTPLSEPEKNYLKLHTKYGAEIAGNIQHFPPSAMRVIEQHHELNDGSGYPLGLKEEDIDELAQVVAVANAFDNLCHPNIPSEQKIPYVALSHLYKNCKHLYNHDNLNILVKFMGVFPPGTVVQLSNDMIGLVISVNARSLLFPNVLIYDPSVPRTQAPIIDLADKDIKIVSAILPNKLPDKIREYLNPRSRISYFFDSDD, encoded by the coding sequence GTGGCGAGCATAAAGATCACGGTAGATAGGCTGCAACCTGGCTTACATATTCGTTTGCCAGTGAAATGGAATGAGCATCCCTTTTTGTTGAATAGCTTCAAGATTAAAACCGAAGAACAGATCAAGCTGATCAAGCATCTGGGGATTCAGCATGTCTTTTTGAATCCGGCGCAGAGCGATACGACACCGCTACCGCCCAACACGGTCAGCAGTGATAACAGTGCAGAGACAGAAGAGTCTAACGCCGCGATAAATGACGAAGCGGATAAGCTATGGCAGGAAAAGCAGAAGCGTATTGAAAAGCTCAGTGCGTATCGCCGTCGAGTCATCAGCTGTGAAAAAGAGTTCGAACGCTCGCTGGCTCGCATGCGCGCGGTGATGAACAAAATTCGTAACCGCCCACAGGATGCGGTTGATGAAGCCGCGCAACTGGTCGAAGACATTGTCGAAAAGCTACTCAGTGATGACAGCGTTACGCTTCATCTGATGAACAGCAAAAGTGAATTCGAAGACATTTACTTCCACTCGCTCAACGTGTCGGTCATCGCGATGATGATTGGTAAAGCCAAAGGCTACCCGGCAGACAAAATCAAAGAGCTGGCATTCGCGTCGCTGTTTCATGATATCGGCAAGATTCGCGTACCTAGCGCCATCGTACGTAAGCAAACGCCACTTAGTGAGCCGGAAAAAAACTATCTTAAGCTGCACACCAAGTACGGCGCCGAAATCGCTGGGAATATTCAACACTTTCCACCGAGTGCGATGAGGGTCATCGAACAGCATCACGAGCTCAACGATGGTTCCGGCTATCCGCTTGGATTAAAAGAAGAGGATATTGATGAACTGGCGCAAGTAGTAGCCGTGGCGAATGCCTTTGATAACTTGTGCCATCCGAACATTCCATCAGAGCAGAAGATTCCGTATGTGGCGCTTTCCCACTTATATAAGAACTGCAAACACCTCTATAACCATGACAACCTTAATATCCTGGTGAAGTTCATGGGGGTGTTTCCACCAGGAACGGTCGTCCAGCTTTCCAACGACATGATTGGGCTGGTGATCTCGGTGAACGCGCGCAGTCTGTTGTTTCCGAATGTTCTTATCTACGATCCGTCCGTTCCTCGAACGCAGGCACCGATTATCGATCTGGCAGATAAGGACATTAAAATCGTCAGTGCGATTCTGCCAAACAAATTACCGGATAAGATTCGTGAGTATCTCAACCCGCGTTCGAGAATCTCTTACTTCTTTGACAGTGATGACTAG